A stretch of the Erinaceus europaeus chromosome 1, mEriEur2.1, whole genome shotgun sequence genome encodes the following:
- the HNRNPH3 gene encoding heterogeneous nuclear ribonucleoprotein H3 isoform X1: MDWVMKHNGPNDASDGTVRLRGLPFGCSKEEIVQFFQGLEIVPNGITLTMDYQGRSTGEAFVQFASKEIAENALGKHKERIGHRYIEIFRSSRSEIKGFYDPPRRLLGQRPGPYDRPIGGRGGYYGAGRGSMYDRMRRGGDGYDGGYGGFDDYGGYNNYGYGNEGFDDRMRDGRGMGGHGYGGAGDASSGFHGGHFVHMRGLPFRATENDIANFFSPLNPIRVHIDIGADGRATGEADVEFVTHEDAVAAMSKDKNNMQHRYIELFLNSTPGGGSGMGGSGMGGYGRDGMDNQGAYGSVGRMGMGNNYSGGYGTPDGLGGYGRGGGGSGGYYGQGGMSGGGGWRGMY, from the exons ATGGATTGGGTTATGAAACATAATGGTCCAAATGACGCTAGTGATGGGACCGTGCGACTTCGTGGATTGCCATTTGGTTGCAGCAAAGAGGAAATAGTTCAGTTCTTTCAAG GGTTGGAAATCGTGCCAAATGGGATAACATTGACGATGGACTACCAGGGGAGAAGCACAGGGGAGGCCTTCGTGCAGTTTGCTTCAAAGGAGATAGCAGAAAATGCTCTGGGGAAACACAAGGAAAGAATAGGGCACAG GTATATTGAGATCTTCAGAAGTAGCAGGAGTGAAATCAAAGGATTTTATGATCCTCCAAGAAGATTGCTGGGCCAGCGACCGGGACCATATGATAGACcgataggaggaagagggggtTATTATGGAGCTGGGCGTGGAAGTATGTATGACAGAATGCGACGAGGAGGTGATGGATATGATGGTG GTTATGGAGGCTTTGATGACTATGGTGGCTATAATAATTATGGCTATGGAAATGAAGGCTTTGATGACAGAATGAGAGATGGAAGAG GTATGGGAGGACATGGCTATGGTGGAGCTGGTGATGCAAGTTCAGGTTTTCATGGTGGTCATTTTGTGCATATGAGAGGATTACCTTTTCGTGCAACTGAAAACGACATTGCTAAT ttcttctcaCCACTAAATCCAATACGAGTCCATATTGATATTGGAGCAGATGGCAGAGCAACAGGAGAAGCAGATGTAGAATTTGTGACACATGAAGATGCAGTAGCTGCCATGTCTAAAGATAAGAATAATATGC AACATCGGTATATTGAACTCTTCTTGAATTCTACTCCTGGAGGTGGCTCTGGAATGGGAGGCTCTGGAATGGGAGGCTACGGCAGAGATGGAATGG ATAACCAAGGTGCTTATGGGTCAGTTGGAAGAATGGGAATGGGGAACAATTACAGTGGAGGATATGGTACTCCTGATGGCTTGGGTGGTTATG GTCGTGGTGGTGGAGGCAGTGGTGGTTACTATGGTCAAGGTGGCATGAGTGGTGGAGGTGGATGGCGTGGGATGTACTAA
- the HNRNPH3 gene encoding heterogeneous nuclear ribonucleoprotein H3 isoform X2, which translates to MDWVMKHNGPNDASDGTVRLRGLPFGCSKEEIVQFFQGLEIVPNGITLTMDYQGRSTGEAFVQFASKEIAENALGKHKERIGHRYIEIFRSSRSEIKGFYDPPRRLLGQRPGPYDRPIGGRGGYYGAGRGSYGGFDDYGGYNNYGYGNEGFDDRMRDGRGMGGHGYGGAGDASSGFHGGHFVHMRGLPFRATENDIANFFSPLNPIRVHIDIGADGRATGEADVEFVTHEDAVAAMSKDKNNMQHRYIELFLNSTPGGGSGMGGSGMGGYGRDGMDNQGAYGSVGRMGMGNNYSGGYGTPDGLGGYGRGGGGSGGYYGQGGMSGGGGWRGMY; encoded by the exons ATGGATTGGGTTATGAAACATAATGGTCCAAATGACGCTAGTGATGGGACCGTGCGACTTCGTGGATTGCCATTTGGTTGCAGCAAAGAGGAAATAGTTCAGTTCTTTCAAG GGTTGGAAATCGTGCCAAATGGGATAACATTGACGATGGACTACCAGGGGAGAAGCACAGGGGAGGCCTTCGTGCAGTTTGCTTCAAAGGAGATAGCAGAAAATGCTCTGGGGAAACACAAGGAAAGAATAGGGCACAG GTATATTGAGATCTTCAGAAGTAGCAGGAGTGAAATCAAAGGATTTTATGATCCTCCAAGAAGATTGCTGGGCCAGCGACCGGGACCATATGATAGACcgataggaggaagagggggtTATTATGGAGCTGGGCGTGGAA GTTATGGAGGCTTTGATGACTATGGTGGCTATAATAATTATGGCTATGGAAATGAAGGCTTTGATGACAGAATGAGAGATGGAAGAG GTATGGGAGGACATGGCTATGGTGGAGCTGGTGATGCAAGTTCAGGTTTTCATGGTGGTCATTTTGTGCATATGAGAGGATTACCTTTTCGTGCAACTGAAAACGACATTGCTAAT ttcttctcaCCACTAAATCCAATACGAGTCCATATTGATATTGGAGCAGATGGCAGAGCAACAGGAGAAGCAGATGTAGAATTTGTGACACATGAAGATGCAGTAGCTGCCATGTCTAAAGATAAGAATAATATGC AACATCGGTATATTGAACTCTTCTTGAATTCTACTCCTGGAGGTGGCTCTGGAATGGGAGGCTCTGGAATGGGAGGCTACGGCAGAGATGGAATGG ATAACCAAGGTGCTTATGGGTCAGTTGGAAGAATGGGAATGGGGAACAATTACAGTGGAGGATATGGTACTCCTGATGGCTTGGGTGGTTATG GTCGTGGTGGTGGAGGCAGTGGTGGTTACTATGGTCAAGGTGGCATGAGTGGTGGAGGTGGATGGCGTGGGATGTACTAA
- the HNRNPH3 gene encoding heterogeneous nuclear ribonucleoprotein H3 isoform X3, protein MYDRMRRGGDGYDGGYGGFDDYGGYNNYGYGNEGFDDRMRDGRGMGGHGYGGAGDASSGFHGGHFVHMRGLPFRATENDIANFFSPLNPIRVHIDIGADGRATGEADVEFVTHEDAVAAMSKDKNNMQHRYIELFLNSTPGGGSGMGGSGMGGYGRDGMDNQGAYGSVGRMGMGNNYSGGYGTPDGLGGYGRGGGGSGGYYGQGGMSGGGGWRGMY, encoded by the exons ATGTATGACAGAATGCGACGAGGAGGTGATGGATATGATGGTG GTTATGGAGGCTTTGATGACTATGGTGGCTATAATAATTATGGCTATGGAAATGAAGGCTTTGATGACAGAATGAGAGATGGAAGAG GTATGGGAGGACATGGCTATGGTGGAGCTGGTGATGCAAGTTCAGGTTTTCATGGTGGTCATTTTGTGCATATGAGAGGATTACCTTTTCGTGCAACTGAAAACGACATTGCTAAT ttcttctcaCCACTAAATCCAATACGAGTCCATATTGATATTGGAGCAGATGGCAGAGCAACAGGAGAAGCAGATGTAGAATTTGTGACACATGAAGATGCAGTAGCTGCCATGTCTAAAGATAAGAATAATATGC AACATCGGTATATTGAACTCTTCTTGAATTCTACTCCTGGAGGTGGCTCTGGAATGGGAGGCTCTGGAATGGGAGGCTACGGCAGAGATGGAATGG ATAACCAAGGTGCTTATGGGTCAGTTGGAAGAATGGGAATGGGGAACAATTACAGTGGAGGATATGGTACTCCTGATGGCTTGGGTGGTTATG GTCGTGGTGGTGGAGGCAGTGGTGGTTACTATGGTCAAGGTGGCATGAGTGGTGGAGGTGGATGGCGTGGGATGTACTAA